The Streptomyces sp. A2-16 sequence CGATGCTGATCCACGACTGGATGCCGGGCTGGCAGATCGTCTACTGGGTCGTACCGCTCGGCGACCCGCCGGGCAACGCGTGGGGCGAGCAGGCCTGGGAGATCCTCTGGTACCTGCGGACGTATCTCTGGTTCGTCCTGCTGTCGCCGGCCCTGCTGAAGCTGTTCCGGACGGCCCCGGTGCCGGTCCTGCTGCTGTCCCTGACCCCGATCGTGGCCTTCCACTTCCTCTGGGAGCCGCCCGACGACCGCCTCGGCAGCGCCCTGACCGACCTCGCGACCTTCCTGTTCTGCTGGATGCTCGGCTTCGCCCACCGGGACGGTGTCCTGGAGCGGCTGAAGCCGGTCGCCGTCGTCGTGCTCTCGCTCGCCGCCATCGGGTTCGGCGGCTGGTACGCCTTCACCCACCAGGCCGAGACCGGGTCGTACGACCTCGACGACATCCCCCTCGCGCAGGCCTTCTGGTCCGCCGGGTACGTGACGCTGCTGATGTGGGCCACGTCGTGCTTCGGGATCGACTTCGCGTGGCTGACCCGCTTCCGGCGGACCGACCGGATCGTCACGGTCTTCAACTCCCGCGCGGTGACGATCTACCTGTGGCACGAGATCGCGCTGATCCTCGCCGTGCCGCTGATCGACCGGTTCTGGGACGTGCCGGCCTTCGAGAAATGGCTGCCGCTGGAGAGCCAGTGGTTCATGTTCGGCATCGGGTGGGTGCTGATCGCCGTGTTCGTCCTGATGTGCGGATGGGTGGAGGACGTGGCCGCGAAGAAGAAGCCGCAGCTTCTTCCGGGAGGGCGTGCTGCAAGAATGGGGACGTGACCCGCGCTTCCCTGAACAAGCAGCCGCACGAAGTCGCCTCGATGTTCGACGACGTGGCGGAACGGTACGACCTGACCAACGACGTGCTCTCGCTCGGCCAGGACCGGGTGTGGCGCAAGGAGGTCGCCCGGGCCGTCGACGCCCGCCCCGCCCAGAAGATCCTGGACCTGGCGGCGGGCACCGCCACCTCCTCGCTGCCCTTCGCCCGCACCGGCGCCTATGTCGTGCCCTGCGACTTCTCGCTCGGCATGCTCCAGGTCGGCAAGCGCAAGCACACCTGGCTGCCGTTCACCGCGGGTGACGCGACGAAGCTGCCCTTCAAGGACGACACCTTCGACGCCGTCACCATCTCCTTCGGACTGCGCAACGTCCAGGACACCGACTCCGCGCTGCGTGAGATGTACCGGGTGACCAAGCCCGGCGGCCGGGTCGTGATCTGCGAGTTCTCCCACCCGACCTGGGCGCCCTTCCGCACGGTCTACACCGAGTACCTGATG is a genomic window containing:
- a CDS encoding acyltransferase yields the protein MSWEQQGYWQGQGQTQGYDQQYGYSEYARQPYVAPEPYVVDPYAPPEPYVEHVQGVPEATYPLPVVGPEPEPPVTAPSTEAEAEEEKPPSRPPGRDRYFDTLRAVALIRVVSYHTFGWAWAGMVFPSMGIMFGLAGTLMAKSLERPALEVVRSRMRRLLPPFWFWGLFVVLAMLIHDWMPGWQIVYWVVPLGDPPGNAWGEQAWEILWYLRTYLWFVLLSPALLKLFRTAPVPVLLLSLTPIVAFHFLWEPPDDRLGSALTDLATFLFCWMLGFAHRDGVLERLKPVAVVVLSLAAIGFGGWYAFTHQAETGSYDLDDIPLAQAFWSAGYVTLLMWATSCFGIDFAWLTRFRRTDRIVTVFNSRAVTIYLWHEIALILAVPLIDRFWDVPAFEKWLPLESQWFMFGIGWVLIAVFVLMCGWVEDVAAKKKPQLLPGGRAARMGT
- a CDS encoding demethylmenaquinone methyltransferase; its protein translation is MTRASLNKQPHEVASMFDDVAERYDLTNDVLSLGQDRVWRKEVARAVDARPAQKILDLAAGTATSSLPFARTGAYVVPCDFSLGMLQVGKRKHTWLPFTAGDATKLPFKDDTFDAVTISFGLRNVQDTDSALREMYRVTKPGGRVVICEFSHPTWAPFRTVYTEYLMRALPPVARAVSSNPDAYVYLAESIRAWPDQPALAERLQKAGWSKVAWRNLTGGIVALHRGVKES